Proteins encoded in a region of the Mucilaginibacter sabulilitoris genome:
- a CDS encoding PorP/SprF family type IX secretion system membrane protein: MKKRIIVTLAILLQIGAISQLKAQIDPHFSQYYAYPLYLNPALTGVINGDTRINANFKNQYATINNAYQTGAVSVDFRPTEKLSVGFNVLNQAAGDVGYNYFSAYGSLGYAIAVSNDGYKKVSFGVQAGVINRSFDPSKAQFGSQFNPSSGFDPTLPSNENFLNTNATIFDAGAGVFYYDGDPLHNANLFGGVSVAHLARSKDPFAVDGGTTKLPIRYTIHAGVRIKASDFFDVIPHAIYIRQQKAEEKAVGAYSELKLQDDKGLIFGGMYRFKDAAIANVGYHVNSLIIGASYDFNTTALNRATSGQGGIELSISYVFRKRIQEPEAICPRL; the protein is encoded by the coding sequence ATGAAAAAAAGAATTATAGTTACCCTGGCAATACTGCTTCAGATTGGGGCAATAAGTCAATTAAAAGCGCAGATAGATCCGCACTTTTCGCAGTACTACGCTTATCCCCTGTACTTAAATCCAGCGTTAACCGGGGTAATAAATGGCGATACCCGTATCAATGCGAATTTCAAAAATCAATATGCAACTATCAATAACGCATACCAAACCGGCGCCGTATCTGTTGATTTCAGGCCAACCGAGAAACTCAGCGTAGGCTTTAATGTGCTCAACCAGGCTGCCGGCGATGTAGGTTACAACTATTTTTCGGCTTACGGCTCCCTCGGTTATGCCATTGCGGTATCAAACGATGGTTATAAAAAGGTAAGTTTTGGTGTGCAGGCCGGCGTTATCAACCGCAGCTTTGATCCTTCAAAAGCACAATTCGGTAGCCAGTTTAATCCCAGCAGCGGATTTGACCCCACCTTGCCAAGTAACGAGAATTTTTTAAATACCAACGCTACCATTTTTGACGCGGGCGCGGGCGTTTTTTACTATGACGGAGACCCCTTGCATAATGCCAATTTATTTGGTGGTGTGAGTGTAGCGCACCTTGCCCGTTCAAAAGATCCCTTCGCGGTTGATGGCGGCACTACCAAATTACCTATACGTTATACCATACACGCAGGTGTTCGTATAAAAGCCTCCGACTTTTTTGATGTTATTCCGCACGCCATATATATCAGGCAACAAAAAGCTGAGGAAAAGGCTGTGGGCGCCTATTCTGAATTAAAACTGCAGGATGATAAAGGGTTGATTTTTGGCGGTATGTACCGCTTTAAAGATGCTGCGATAGCCAATGTGGGTTATCATGTTAACAGTCTTATTATAGGGGCCAGTTATGATTTCAATACCACCGCGTTAAACAGGGCCACATCTGGTCAGGGAGGTATTGAACTATCCATAAGTTATGTATTCCGTAAACGCATACAGGAACCAGAAGCTATTTGTCCAAGGCTTTAA
- a CDS encoding OmpA family protein: MKKIFITLLVLIVVKGAFAQYAKDNPKVYGDKAFTNKDYYEAAFYYKKAADGLSLTTLQAIPYQAGEKKTKKPAKKSDRAYLCYRLGESYRMYENYLEAEGWYNKVLTENFETEYPLARLWYGVCLRANQHFDEAITQLEQFNANYKGESKYNDIAQKEIKNCKFAKEQYQYPLLIDAEKLKEPYSSDGSDYALIQRDGSSYFTSSRFVKNDKVHLNRVYTIAKDKPGVPVVVNFKDEAGKKELEYGTPSLNETGKRMYYTRWYKEGSKTIHAIYYSEWKDNAWTSPKKMNSNVNVDGFNSIQPFITADGLRMFFASNKPGGQGGDDIWVSYLDFNGDASNSTNLGSVINTSFDEEAPYYDMANKKLIYSSKGFIGLGGFDFFESYSKLDKWSEPKNMGYPMNSAKDDLYYLPNADDASKFYLSSDRESDCCLALFGAVDKRHVLSGVVLDCDTQKPLEGAKVSFIDSLTKDTVKQMVVNKTGRYAFDVTTKRPYSLRLEKDGYFAKNVPVPASGRMTNDTLNNPDICLQAFTVDKPIVIKNVLYDFNKATLRSESKIVLDTLIIVLKDNPKIKVELGSHTDWIGSDKYNDKLSQARAQSCVDYIISKGIEQSRIYAKGYGERKPIAPNALPNGKDNPAGRQLNRRTEFKVLKAD; this comes from the coding sequence ATGAAGAAAATATTTATTACGCTACTTGTATTGATTGTGGTTAAAGGGGCTTTTGCCCAATACGCTAAGGACAATCCTAAAGTTTACGGCGATAAGGCATTTACTAACAAAGATTATTATGAGGCCGCTTTTTATTATAAGAAAGCAGCGGATGGCTTAAGCCTTACCACTTTGCAGGCCATACCCTATCAGGCAGGCGAAAAAAAGACCAAAAAGCCCGCAAAAAAAAGCGACAGGGCCTATTTGTGTTACCGGCTTGGCGAATCGTACCGGATGTATGAAAATTACCTGGAGGCCGAGGGCTGGTACAATAAAGTACTTACTGAAAACTTTGAAACAGAATATCCACTGGCCCGTCTTTGGTATGGCGTGTGTTTAAGGGCAAATCAGCATTTCGACGAAGCCATAACACAGCTTGAGCAGTTTAATGCTAATTATAAAGGCGAAAGCAAGTATAATGACATAGCGCAAAAGGAAATTAAGAATTGCAAGTTTGCCAAAGAGCAATATCAGTATCCGTTGCTGATTGATGCAGAAAAGCTGAAAGAGCCATATTCATCTGACGGGTCTGACTATGCCTTGATCCAGCGCGATGGCAGCAGCTATTTTACTTCATCAAGGTTTGTAAAAAACGATAAGGTACACCTGAACAGGGTTTACACTATTGCGAAAGATAAACCGGGTGTGCCGGTTGTTGTTAATTTTAAAGACGAGGCAGGTAAAAAGGAGCTGGAATACGGAACCCCTTCATTAAATGAAACCGGCAAACGCATGTACTATACCCGCTGGTATAAAGAAGGCAGCAAAACCATACATGCTATTTATTACAGCGAATGGAAAGATAATGCCTGGACTTCCCCTAAGAAAATGAACAGCAATGTGAATGTGGATGGCTTTAACTCCATACAGCCATTTATTACAGCCGATGGCTTGCGTATGTTTTTCGCGTCGAACAAACCCGGCGGCCAGGGTGGTGACGATATTTGGGTGAGCTACCTTGATTTTAACGGCGACGCCTCGAACTCAACCAACCTGGGCAGTGTTATCAATACCTCATTTGACGAAGAAGCGCCTTATTATGATATGGCTAACAAGAAGTTGATATATAGCTCAAAGGGTTTTATTGGCTTGGGTGGCTTTGATTTTTTTGAAAGCTATAGCAAGCTGGATAAGTGGAGCGAACCTAAGAACATGGGCTACCCAATGAATTCGGCTAAGGATGATCTTTATTATTTACCGAACGCCGATGATGCCAGCAAGTTTTACTTAAGCTCCGACCGCGAATCTGACTGCTGTTTAGCCTTGTTCGGGGCGGTTGATAAAAGACATGTATTATCGGGCGTAGTGCTTGATTGCGATACGCAGAAGCCATTGGAAGGGGCCAAAGTAAGTTTCATTGATTCACTTACAAAAGATACTGTAAAGCAAATGGTTGTCAATAAAACCGGGCGTTACGCTTTTGATGTAACAACAAAGCGTCCATACAGCCTCCGGTTGGAGAAAGACGGCTATTTTGCAAAAAATGTTCCTGTACCTGCTTCGGGCAGAATGACCAACGATACTTTGAACAACCCAGACATCTGCCTGCAGGCCTTTACCGTTGATAAGCCGATAGTTATTAAAAACGTATTGTACGATTTTAATAAGGCTACATTAAGGTCCGAATCAAAAATAGTATTGGATACCCTGATCATTGTGTTGAAAGACAATCCTAAAATAAAGGTTGAACTGGGCTCGCATACCGATTGGATAGGTTCTGATAAATACAATGATAAATTATCCCAGGCCAGGGCACAATCATGCGTTGATTATATTATATCAAAAGGCATTGAACAGAGCCGTATATACGCAAAAGGCTACGGCGAAAGAAAACCAATAGCACCCAATGCGCTTCCTAACGGCAAAGATAACCCCGCTGGCCGTCAGCTAAACAGGCGTACAGAATTTAAGGTACTTAAGGCAGATTGA